AATCAAGTTCACCCGAAAGAATTTTAAGAAAAGTCGATTTTCCCGCACCGTTTGCACCGATTACGCCGTAGCAGTTGCCCGGTGTGAATTTTAAATTAACGTCCGAAAACAGATTTTGTCCGCTGAAATTCAGACTTACGTTTGTTACTGTAATCATTAAATATTTCTCCTAATTTTTATTGTTGATTTTATTTTTCAATTATACTATAATAATGTTATTAATGCAAGTATATTATAGGAGGAAATCAGAATGTTAAATATAGGTTGTCACTTGTCAGCCGCAAAAGGCTATATGAATATGGGTAAAGAGGCAAAGAGCATTGACGCAAATACTTTTCAATTTTTCACGCGTAATCCACGCGGAGGTAAAGCGAAAGCTATTGACGAACAGGACGTAAAAAGTTTTCTCGAATTTATGAAAGAAAATAATTTTTCACAAATTCTCGCTCACGCACCGTATACGCTTAATGCGTGTTCCAATAAAGAAGAAACTCGCGAATTTGCCTTAAATACAATGGCTGACGATTTAAGACGTATGGAGTATACACCAAACCAGCTGTACAACTTCCACCCCGGCAGTCACGTCGGACAAGGCGTCGAAATCGGAATTGATTTTATTGTAAAACAGCTTAATACTGTACTTACACCCGATATGACAACAACTGTTTTGCTTGAAACAATGGCGGGTAAAGGTACTGAAATAGGTCGCAGTTTTGAAGAATTGAAAGAAATTCTTGACGGTGTTAAACTTGATAATAAAATGGGCGTGTGTATGGATACTTGCCATATTTACGACGGCGGATATGATATTGTCAATGACCTTGACGGTGTTCTTGATGAGTTCGACAGAATTATCGGTCTTGACAGATTAAAAGCAATTCATATGAACGACAGCAAAAATCCTTTTGCAAGCCATAAAGACAGACACGAAAAAATCGGTGAAGGCAGTATCGGTTTTGATACTATGGTTAAGATTATCAACCACCCTAAATTACAGGGTATTCCGATTTTGCTTGAAACTCCGAATGAACTTGACGGTTATAAAAAAGAAATTCAAATGCTTAGAAAATCATATACTATGTAAAAAAGCACACATAATTCAAGAAAAGACGAGGAAACAATCATTCCTCGTCTTTTTCTTTTTCATCATCTTCAAACCCTGTTCTGAGTCTACGACTCATTCCACCTCTGCCATTATGTCTTCTTTCCACTTGTTCTATCAATTCTGTATCTATATTTTTCAATGCAAAATCTATACATTGATTTATAAATTCATTTCGGCTTATATCAATTTCCATAGCCCAATCGTTAATTTCCTGTAACATTCTGGTATCCAATCTAAGCGAAATAACTTCTTTTTCGGGTTTTATTGGTTCAAATTTTCTCAATGTAATTCCTCCTCTTGACATAATTATATATTCTATGCTAAAATAATCCTATATTCTTATATTGAATACATATAAGAATACTATTTAACCATATATTTTTAATACCATAAAAATAATACTATATGTAGTAGGAGGAAATTACAATGGAAAATCAAACAGAAAACACAAATGTAACATCTGAAAATCAGCAACAATTTGAACCGCTCCACAAATCATTTTGCAGAGAGTGCGGCACTATGATTAGTGAAAAGGCTGATATATGTCCAAACTGCGGTGCAACACAACACAGAGCCAAAGTAATAGACGATACACCGTCAGCAGGATTGAAAGTATTGTCGTTCTTTATCCCACTTGTCGGGCTGATTTTATTTGTTGTTCAAAGCAAAGACACTCCTATATCAGCTAAAGAATACGGCAAATGGGCTTTAATCGGTTTTTGTACTGGTATAGTTTTAAGTATAGTGTGGTACTTTGTAGTATTGGCATCTGTTTCAAGTATGTTCAAAGCATTTAGTTTTTAATCAAAAGAGGTGTTTATATTATGAAAAAAATATTAACAGTGGCATTGTCAGTAGCTTTATTGTTGTCAACAACCGCATGCGGAACAAATTCCGAACTTGAGGCACTAAAGCAAGCAAACGAACAATTAAAATCACAGTTATCAGACACAGAGGAAAAACCGACTGAAAAGCCAACTGAAAAACCAACCGAAAAACCGACTGAAAAATCAGAGGAACAAAAAACTTCAGATACTCAGCCAAACTCCGACAATGCTTACGAATTTACCGCCGGCAACTACGATTGCCCTGCCGATATTCCGGCAGGTAAATATGACGTTGTAGCTATAAGCGGCAGCGGCAATTTCACAATAAAAAGAGAAGATGGACATACCCAAACATGTGAAAGGCTTGGAGTTGATGCCGATGATGAATTCTATATTAAAGAATATAAAAACGCTAAATTACTTGACGGAAAAGCACTCGAAATCAGTGGAACTCTTAGAGTTCAATTAAATCCTAAAGATTAATATGTTTTAAATTTATTTTGAATGGAGATTTTAAATATGAAAAAATTACTGACAATCATATTGTCTGCAGCCTTGATATTGTCCACAACCGCATGCGGATTCAATTCTGAGCTTGAGGCATT
The DNA window shown above is from Hominilimicola fabiformis and carries:
- a CDS encoding deoxyribonuclease IV, which encodes MLNIGCHLSAAKGYMNMGKEAKSIDANTFQFFTRNPRGGKAKAIDEQDVKSFLEFMKENNFSQILAHAPYTLNACSNKEETREFALNTMADDLRRMEYTPNQLYNFHPGSHVGQGVEIGIDFIVKQLNTVLTPDMTTTVLLETMAGKGTEIGRSFEELKEILDGVKLDNKMGVCMDTCHIYDGGYDIVNDLDGVLDEFDRIIGLDRLKAIHMNDSKNPFASHKDRHEKIGEGSIGFDTMVKIINHPKLQGIPILLETPNELDGYKKEIQMLRKSYTM
- a CDS encoding zinc ribbon domain-containing protein, producing the protein MENQTENTNVTSENQQQFEPLHKSFCRECGTMISEKADICPNCGATQHRAKVIDDTPSAGLKVLSFFIPLVGLILFVVQSKDTPISAKEYGKWALIGFCTGIVLSIVWYFVVLASVSSMFKAFSF